The following DNA comes from Halalkaliarchaeum sp. AArc-CO.
GAACCGATGGCGAGGGCCGAAGCGGTGTAAGACGACCCGTATCGAACCGATGGCGAGGGCCGAAGCGGTGTAAGACGGCCCGTATCGAACCGATGGCGAGGGCCGAAGGCCCGAGCCATCGGCTTTTTTGGTCCAGCTTTTTTAAGGAGTGGTGTGCGACCGGAGGGAGCACACCCGACGCAAAAAAAGGTGGGTCGTAACGACTAAGAACGAAACACGCTTTCATGTCGGTAATGAACGAAAACGTCTCGCCATTTCGGGAGGTGATACTGTGGGCGTCGAAATAAAGGAGTCAGGGGTCTCCGAGGAGGAGTTCGCGCGGATGAAGCGGTTCGTCCGCGATTATCTCACCGCAAGCGTCGAAAGCGAGGACGACGGCGGTCGGATGCGGTGGTACCCCTGGCACTCCGCCGAATACCGGTTCAACCACATCCTGAACGTGGTCGAACTGGGCGCGCAGATCGCCAGCAAGGAGGGCGCCGACGTCGACACCGTTCGCGTGGCGGCGCTGTTTCACGACATCTCCAAACTGGAGGCCGACCAGGACGAACACGCCGAGGAGGGGGCCCGCGTCGCCCGGGAGTACCTCACCGCGCACGGGGAGTTCCCCGAGTCGTTCGTCGAATCGGTCTGTCAGGCCGTCGAGGACCACTCCTACCAGGGTCCCCTGTCGGACGTCTCCCTCGAGACGCAGTGTCTCATCGAGGCGGACATCCTCGACAAGGTGGGCGCCAACGGCACCGCCCTGATGCTGTTGCGGATGGGCTACGAGGCCCGGTCGCACATGGACGCGGCGACGATGGTCGAGCGCGTGCTCGAACGCGGCCGGGAACACACCGCCCGCCTCGAGTCGGACACCGCCCGATCGATGGCCCACCAGCGCCTCAAGCGGGTGAAGTGGTTCCGCGAGTGGCTCGAAGCCGAAGTCACCGAGATGACCGCCGAAGACTCGATGCTGTGATCGGTCGACGCTCGGGAGAACGGCACTCACCCAATTCAAGGCGGAGGTCCCATCCTCAACGAGCGCAGGGGTTGCGATGGTCAATCGGAAGCACAAGCGAGTAGCGCGGGGAGGATGTCAACGCTACCAAACAATCGCCTACCAAGAGCGTACTTGAGTGAGAGCCAGCTCTGGACATGAGTAGTACTTATACTACAGTAATACATATAATACGCTATGGGAACTGTCAGTTTCCGTGTCCCCGACGAGGTAAAAGAACGCA
Coding sequences within:
- a CDS encoding HD domain-containing protein, with amino-acid sequence MGVEIKESGVSEEEFARMKRFVRDYLTASVESEDDGGRMRWYPWHSAEYRFNHILNVVELGAQIASKEGADVDTVRVAALFHDISKLEADQDEHAEEGARVAREYLTAHGEFPESFVESVCQAVEDHSYQGPLSDVSLETQCLIEADILDKVGANGTALMLLRMGYEARSHMDAATMVERVLERGREHTARLESDTARSMAHQRLKRVKWFREWLEAEVTEMTAEDSML